The Thermotoga sp. Ku-13t DNA segment AAGCTTTTCCCAGACACATCGATCATGCTGAACAGCGCCTGGCGCACCATTGAACTGGTGTAGCGCGTCCTTGGATCCGGAACGGGCTCGATTTTTCTTCCTCTCAGACTACCTCCTGTGATCTGCAGCAGGAGCGATCATCCTCTCAATGTAGCTGGAAGTGTTCCCTGTTGGCGTCGCATATGTCTTCCAGCAGTTCTTTCACGTTGTGAGACCTCGGACCGAGCGGATGCAAAAGTAGAGCTTTGATCGCCATCGCTTTCGATCTTTTCAGATACGCTTCTATGGTGAGCCTTTCGTACATCTTTATCGTGTGGATGAGTCCAGCTGCGAAATGATCCGCATCACCCATGCTGAGCGGTGAGACAGCGTTGGCCTTCGTCACGCAAGGTATTTCGAGCACGTAATCGGCCGGCAAATTAGCGATCGCGCCTCTGTTTTTCGTGTTGACGATGTGCACCGAGTTGTTCGAAAGGGCTAGATCTTTGATCAGCATGGCCGCCGCCGTGGAATAAAGGCTCCCGCCCCTCAGGGAGAGTTCTTTTGGAATCTCACTCTCCGTCTCATACTTTTTGAAGAGTTGTTCTTCGATCTGGATCACCTTTTCGGCACGCGTGCCTTCATGAATGATCTTTTCGAACATCGTCTGCGTCGACAAATAGTACCGAAGATACGGATTCACGATGAGTCTCAACGATTCCAAGATCCATGCCGGCATCTCTGGAGTGTCGTACTGTGAAACCAGCTGGAAAACTTTCTGCGTGACATCTTCGTTCTTCAACCACACCTTCTCAACGAAGCTCAAGTGGTTCAGCCCGTAGTACTTCAGGAAAAGATCGTTCACCTCGCAGGAAAGGAGACGGGCGAGCTGGTTCAAAAGGTTGATGGGTACGTTGCAGAGACCTACGAACCGTTCAAAACCGAGGTAGTTCAACACGAACTCCGTCACGTGACCCGAAGGGTTGGTGAAGTTGATGACAACCGCCTCGCTGTGTTTGTCCAAAAGATCGATGTACCGTTCAACGACGGGAAACGCCCTCAGGGCCGCGGCAAAGCCTCCAACTCCCGTGGTCTCCTGTCCTATGAGGTTGTATTTGAGTGGGATTTCTTCGTCCAGCCTGCGAGCCTTCAAACCACCCGGCCTGAACTGGAAGACCACGTACTTTGCTTGTTTCACAGCTTCAACGAAATCCTGGGTTTTGAACAGTTTGAACCTGTCTTTCACCAGCCTCTGGCAGAAAGCGTGCATGATCTGAAGCTTTCTTTCGTCGATGTCGTGCATCCAGACTTCCTTAAGCTCGACCTCGTTCGAGATCTGCAACAGACCAGATATGAGCTCTGGAGTGTAACTGCTACCTGCCCCCACGATCGCCATCTTCATGCACCATCCCCCCAGTGACAGATCAACCTTTCGATCGACTCTTCGCTGAACCTGTAACCTGCCAGCTCGGCAGCCAGAAGCACCGCCCCGATCACCGGTGGATGCTTCGGAACGATCAGCTGATAATCTCTTCCGAGGGCGGTCTGGATCATTTCCAGAAGCATGGGATCCGCGTTCTTGAAGAAACTACCTTCAAGCACCAGCTTTATCGGAGGTGTGAAACTCAGTTTCGATCTGAACGCCCTGACGATGCTGAGGACCTCTTCAACGATCTCGGAGAGTATTTTCAGAGCAACGAAATCATGCTTTCGGGCGGCAGAGAAGAGGATTTTTATCAGTAAAACTACGTATTCCCTCATCTTTTCGTAATCACCTTCGTATTCGAAATGCATGATGTCTTCGATGTTCGTTTGAACCTGAGATTCGAACATTTCCACCATGATCGTGTTTTCCGACCTTCCATCCTTCGCCCTCACGATCGCAGAGGCCACCTTACCCGCAACGATGTACGAACCGAGCCTCTCACCGAAAAATGTTGAGAATCCCCCAATTCTCTCGATCTTCTTTCCATCGCACGCGTAGTTGATCCCACCGGTGCCGCAGCTTATCATGATGCCAACATCGTTGAAAGTTCCAGATCTCAAAGCGATCCTACCATCGTTGTCAAAAGCGTAGTTTTTCAATCCGAGTCTTTCGAGCATCGAACGCACTATTCTGTTTTCGTACTCGAAGTCGGCCCCAGCCACGCCGAAGAAACTCGCGTCCAGCTCCTCAACTGTCAGCGACGCTTTCTCCAGCGCCTCTGCTATGGTCTGTCTGAGATTCTGAATGGCTTTCTCCACACCCATTCCCTGGTAATTCGCGCCGGGTCCCTCGTGAAAGACGATCACGTTTCCAGATTCGTCAACGATCAGAACGTGTGTTTTCGTACCTCCAACGTCCACGCCGAGAAAGTACATCCAAACCACCCCGATGAAAGTACAAGGTATAATCGCATTGAAGTACAGCATTGGGAGTGGTACAACGTGCGATTCAGAATCACGAACGCTATTCCACTGGTATTGATCTTCGTCGCAGCGGTTTTCACACTGATAGTTTATCCGATCTGGCTGGTACTTCCAAAATTGCACAAGACATTTCTGGATCATCAACTCAACGGCTTGACGCACCAGCTGGACATAGCGATCACGTTGCTGGATCATTACTTTTCGAGCCACAAGAAAGGCACGTTTGACGAGCAAACCGCCCAGCTCAACGCCCTCGAAGAGCTCAAGCTTCTTCGGTACGGTCCAGAGGGTAAAGACTACTTCTTCGTTCTGAACGAAGAAGGAATTCTCCTGGCGCACCCTTACAAACCGGAGCTGGAAGGACAGAGCGGGTTCAATACGAACGATGCGGTTTTCGCTGCCGCAGTTCGCGCGATCGTTGAAGCAGCAAAGCAGAACAGAAAATTCGCCGAGTACGATTGGTACGTCTACGGGGAACAGAGGCTGGAGAGAAAGATCTCAGCGATAAGAACCTTCGAACCTTGGAGCTGGATAATAGGTACTGGTCTGTACAGCGAAACGTTAGAGGAACAGTTCGAAAAGATCGCAGGACAGTTTCGGCGTGTGATCGTCGCGTTCGGTGTCATTTACGTTCTGGTCTCGCTGTTTTTCACGGTATCTCTCAATCGTTACCACAAAGAAAGAGAGAAACTTTTATCACTGCAATCGCAAGAAAGAGAAAGACTGCAGATCATCCTGAGCTTGCTGCCACAACCCATCGCGGTGCTCAGGAACGAAGAGGTTATTTTCATGAACCAAGCTTTCAGGAAAATGTTCGTGCAAAAAACCGGAGATTCAGACACACTGCTGCCAGAGGTCGTTCAAATGTTCGAGACAACACTGAATCAGATCAAAAAGGTTGGAAGGAACGTGGTGAAAACGATCTCGCTGCCCATCGATCAAACAAACAGGTGGTTCGAAGTGCACGCGATTCCACGTTTCGAGGCCAGGAAAGTGGTTGAGACGATCTTTATTTTGATCGATACGACCCGGCAGGTGAAACAGATAGATCTCTGGAAATCCAGAGCAAAGATTGACAGATTGACGGGTTTGGCCAACAGGAACGTTCTGGAAGAGATTTCTCATAATCTGCAGAGCCTCGGTGAAAGATTCTGTGTGATCATGCTCGACCTGGACGGTTTCAAGAAAATAAACGACGTTTATGGGCACATTGTGGGAGACGAGGTGCTCAAAGAAGTTGCCCGAAGGTTGTTGGAAAACGCGAGGAAAGACACCATACTGATCCGTTATGGGGGAGACGAAATGCTGCTGATAGTTCCCAACTCAGACAAGAAAGCAGGTTACAGCGTGGCACAGAGGCTGCAGGAAGTAGTGAAGAAGCCCTTCCAGATTGAGAATCTCACCCTGAATCTGAGTGTGTCGGTGGGGCTTTCACAGTTTCCAGAAGATGGCAACAATCTTGAAACACTCATAAGAGTCGCTGACGAAAGACTTTACAGAGCGAAGGCGATGGGTAAAGGCGGCCTGTGTACAGATTGACAGTGATGACGGTCGCGTGGTAAAATTTCATACGGACTGCCGAGGTGGTGGAATTGGCAGACACGCATGGTTGAGGGCCATGTGGGTTTCGGCCCGTGCGGGTTCAAGTCCCGCCCTCGGCACCAGGGGGAGCGAAAGCTCCCTCTTTTTGTTATACTTTGAACGGTGAGGCGCTTGATCAAGCTCGTTTGCATAGACCTCGATGGTACGCTTTTAGACAGCAAGAAATGCATATCGGAAAGTAACAGAGAGAGTATACGGCGCACGATCGAGCTCGGAGTCAACGTCACGATCTTCACCGGTAGAAGTTTTGGTTCGGCGGCTCGCTACGTTAGGGAGCTGGAGATAAGCATTCCAGCCGTCTTTCAGAACGGAGCTCTGATCATCGATCCTGTGGGCATGAAGGTCTACAGAAGCATCGAGCTTGATTCAACGTTGGCACGCCACTTTGTGGAATCATGCCGTGCAC contains these protein-coding regions:
- a CDS encoding 6-phospho-beta-glucosidase — encoded protein: MKMAIVGAGSSYTPELISGLLQISNEVELKEVWMHDIDERKLQIMHAFCQRLVKDRFKLFKTQDFVEAVKQAKYVVFQFRPGGLKARRLDEEIPLKYNLIGQETTGVGGFAAALRAFPVVERYIDLLDKHSEAVVINFTNPSGHVTEFVLNYLGFERFVGLCNVPINLLNQLARLLSCEVNDLFLKYYGLNHLSFVEKVWLKNEDVTQKVFQLVSQYDTPEMPAWILESLRLIVNPYLRYYLSTQTMFEKIIHEGTRAEKVIQIEEQLFKKYETESEIPKELSLRGGSLYSTAAAMLIKDLALSNNSVHIVNTKNRGAIANLPADYVLEIPCVTKANAVSPLSMGDADHFAAGLIHTIKMYERLTIEAYLKRSKAMAIKALLLHPLGPRSHNVKELLEDICDANREHFQLH
- a CDS encoding BadF/BadG/BcrA/BcrD ATPase family protein; the protein is MYFLGVDVGGTKTHVLIVDESGNVIVFHEGPGANYQGMGVEKAIQNLRQTIAEALEKASLTVEELDASFFGVAGADFEYENRIVRSMLERLGLKNYAFDNDGRIALRSGTFNDVGIMISCGTGGINYACDGKKIERIGGFSTFFGERLGSYIVAGKVASAIVRAKDGRSENTIMVEMFESQVQTNIEDIMHFEYEGDYEKMREYVVLLIKILFSAARKHDFVALKILSEIVEEVLSIVRAFRSKLSFTPPIKLVLEGSFFKNADPMLLEMIQTALGRDYQLIVPKHPPVIGAVLLAAELAGYRFSEESIERLICHWGDGA
- a CDS encoding diguanylate cyclase, translated to MRFRITNAIPLVLIFVAAVFTLIVYPIWLVLPKLHKTFLDHQLNGLTHQLDIAITLLDHYFSSHKKGTFDEQTAQLNALEELKLLRYGPEGKDYFFVLNEEGILLAHPYKPELEGQSGFNTNDAVFAAAVRAIVEAAKQNRKFAEYDWYVYGEQRLERKISAIRTFEPWSWIIGTGLYSETLEEQFEKIAGQFRRVIVAFGVIYVLVSLFFTVSLNRYHKEREKLLSLQSQERERLQIILSLLPQPIAVLRNEEVIFMNQAFRKMFVQKTGDSDTLLPEVVQMFETTLNQIKKVGRNVVKTISLPIDQTNRWFEVHAIPRFEARKVVETIFILIDTTRQVKQIDLWKSRAKIDRLTGLANRNVLEEISHNLQSLGERFCVIMLDLDGFKKINDVYGHIVGDEVLKEVARRLLENARKDTILIRYGGDEMLLIVPNSDKKAGYSVAQRLQEVVKKPFQIENLTLNLSVSVGLSQFPEDGNNLETLIRVADERLYRAKAMGKGGLCTD